A genomic window from Vitis riparia cultivar Riparia Gloire de Montpellier isolate 1030 chromosome 16, EGFV_Vit.rip_1.0, whole genome shotgun sequence includes:
- the LOC117933876 gene encoding signal peptide peptidase-like 1: MEPLWKLLYLLEPAPVTLVLTAVAVTFGSALRALNYGKEMERNRDLSEASITLDRSQALMIPIMSSCSLLLMFYLFSSVSQLLTAFTAVASASSLFFCLSPYVMYLKSQLGLPDPFVSRCCSKSFTRIQGLLLLLCSGIVAAWLVSGHWILNNLLGISICIAFVSHVRLQNIKICAMLLACLFVYDIFWVFFSERFFGANVMVSVATQQASNPVHTVANSLSLPGLQLITKKLELPVKIVFPRNLFGGVVPGGNSADFMMLGLGDMAIPAMLLALVLCFDHRKSRDSVSPLDIPSAKGHKYIWYALSGYAIGLVTALAAGVLTHSPQPALLYLVPATLGPIIFVSWIRKELAELWEGTMPDQNDKAHLTEV, translated from the exons ATGGAGCCATTGTGGAAGCTTTTATATTTGTTGGAACCTGCACCTGTTACTCTTGTATTGACAGCAGTGGCTGTGACATTTGGTTCTGCACTTCGAGCTTTAAACTATGGGAAAGAAATGGAGCGAAACCGTGACTTATCAGAAGCATCTATTACTTTAGATAGGTCCCAAGCTCTGATGATCCCGATAATGAGCTCTTGCAGTTTGCTCTTGATGTTCTACTTGTTCTCTTCTGTGTCTCAACTCCTCACTGCATTCACTGCTGTTGCCTCTGCTTCATCCCTTTTCTTTTGCCTATCTCCTTACGTCATGTATTTGAAGTCGCAACTTGGGTTGCCGGACCCATTTGTGTCACGCTGCTGTTCGAAGTCTTTTACTCGCATACAAGGGCTCCTATTGCTGTTATGCTCTGGAATAGTTGCGGCTTGGCTCGTATCTGGGCATTGGATATTGAACAACTTGTTGGGCATTTCTATATGTATTGCATTTGTGAGCCATGTCCGCCTTCAGAACATCAAAATATGTGCCATGCTACTTGCTTGTCTGTTCGTATATGACATCTTCTGGGTTTTCTTTTCTGAAAGATTTTTTGGGGCAAATGTTATGGTGTCGGTAGCCACACAACAAGCATCCAATCCTGTGCACACAGTAGCTAACAGTTTGAGTCTCCCTGGGTTGCAATTGATCACAAAGAAGCTGGAGTTGCCGGTGAAGATCGTTTTTCCTAGGAACTTGTTTGGAGGAGTTGTTCCTGGCGGTAATTCTGCGGACTTCATGATGCTTGGTCTTGGTGACATG GCTATTCCTGCCATGCTTTTGGCTTTAGTTCTCTGTTTTGATCATAGAAAAAGCAGGGATTCAGTAAGTCCCTTAGATATACCTTCAGCTAAAGGGCACAAATATATATGGTATGCCCTTTCGGGATATGCAATTGGACTTGTAACTGCTTTGGCAGCTGGTGTTTTAACTCACTCACCTCAACCTGCACTTCTTTATCTG GTGCCTGCTACATTGGGACCCATCATATTCGTATCTTGGATAAGGAAGGAGCTAGCAGAATTATGGGAAGGGACTATGCCGGACCAGAATGATAAAGCTCATTTAACAGAAGTTTAA